A genomic window from Leptospira broomii serovar Hurstbridge str. 5399 includes:
- a CDS encoding methyl-accepting chemotaxis protein, translated as MSIRARISLYLSLVLFIGFSILTVINSILSFRNLRAEIDSASAVTAERWTYEVKDYLDLAMGMTRGFRMLLIFSNPQRSEVVETMREILSRNPQWFGMWTVYEPNAFDGRDAQFKNSAGHDSSGRFVSYIHRKTDTDELVLDATVGYDDDNMEFYQVPKKTLEPLVTDPYYYKVDGKDVLMISLSVPISHGKNFWGVLGMDITTDQLQKVMGRIKPFRDSGFIALLSPRGVYAANGQDSSLVGKKIRDPKELELILEKGQGKEKFSHSSDSFTHYFFPFKIGKGKTSWIMQVSIPDKVFYNNLTSVLLQNVISSLSIVLIIVLVLNLIFQRLISSGLLRAIGFSQEIAKGNLTVQSDYRRPDEIGSLLSSMSSMRDHLISVVKEIGNSTSELTASAENMSKSSRNFSEVAQTQASAAEECSAAVEELSASAMNVGKSMQKAVSSMKEIDGNVVRLREQIASINAEMQGLVGVAIASKEEAVTGENAMTMSTNAMGEIGDSASRISEILSIITEISEKTNLLALNAAIEAARAGEAGKGFAVVAEEIGKLASQTSLSVQEIGGLVDSTNDAVLNGNRKVSEASEVLRRLRERVEEFDRSAKSVLSSVRTQEDNTREIAENATTLMSFSLQIETAVVEQRRATEEITKTIINISDGTQEIARGADDLTSFSGEMHKQANQLSKHIGKFKTD; from the coding sequence ATGAGTATTCGCGCTAGGATATCCCTCTATCTTTCCCTAGTTTTGTTTATCGGTTTCTCCATTCTGACCGTGATCAACTCGATTCTATCCTTCCGAAACCTTCGAGCGGAAATAGATTCAGCGTCGGCTGTTACTGCGGAACGTTGGACTTACGAAGTAAAAGATTATCTGGATTTGGCGATGGGCATGACTCGAGGTTTTCGAATGCTTTTGATTTTCTCGAATCCGCAACGTTCCGAAGTAGTAGAAACGATGCGTGAAATATTGAGTAGAAATCCTCAATGGTTCGGTATGTGGACGGTATACGAGCCGAACGCCTTCGACGGTAGGGACGCCCAATTCAAAAATTCAGCGGGCCATGATTCCTCCGGAAGATTTGTAAGCTATATCCATCGTAAAACCGATACGGATGAATTGGTTCTGGATGCCACCGTCGGTTACGACGACGATAATATGGAATTTTATCAGGTCCCTAAGAAAACCTTGGAACCGCTGGTTACAGATCCTTACTACTATAAAGTGGACGGTAAGGACGTTCTAATGATATCACTTTCGGTTCCGATCAGTCATGGCAAAAATTTCTGGGGTGTTCTAGGAATGGATATCACTACCGATCAATTACAGAAAGTAATGGGACGCATCAAACCGTTTCGCGATTCCGGATTTATCGCTTTGCTTTCGCCGCGCGGCGTCTATGCCGCAAATGGACAGGATTCTTCTTTAGTCGGTAAAAAAATCCGGGATCCGAAAGAATTGGAATTAATTCTGGAAAAAGGGCAAGGTAAGGAGAAATTCTCCCATTCATCCGACAGTTTTACTCATTACTTTTTCCCTTTTAAAATCGGCAAGGGAAAAACAAGTTGGATCATGCAGGTCAGCATTCCTGATAAAGTATTTTATAACAACCTAACGTCCGTACTTTTGCAAAACGTAATATCCTCATTAAGCATTGTTTTAATTATTGTCCTCGTTCTGAACCTGATTTTCCAACGATTGATTTCTTCCGGGCTATTGAGAGCTATAGGGTTCTCGCAGGAAATCGCAAAAGGGAATTTGACTGTTCAATCGGACTACCGGCGACCTGACGAGATCGGTTCCCTTTTATCTTCCATGAGTTCTATGCGTGATCATTTGATTTCCGTCGTTAAGGAGATCGGAAACTCTACGTCCGAATTGACTGCATCTGCGGAAAACATGTCCAAATCTTCCCGAAATTTTTCCGAGGTCGCTCAAACCCAAGCTTCCGCTGCGGAAGAATGTTCTGCTGCCGTAGAAGAACTGTCCGCGTCCGCCATGAATGTAGGAAAGTCGATGCAGAAAGCGGTATCAAGCATGAAGGAAATCGACGGTAACGTCGTTCGCTTGCGCGAACAAATCGCTAGTATTAACGCGGAGATGCAAGGTCTCGTAGGAGTTGCGATCGCTTCCAAGGAAGAAGCGGTTACGGGTGAAAACGCAATGACGATGTCCACTAACGCTATGGGAGAGATCGGGGATAGCGCGTCTCGTATAAGCGAAATTCTTTCCATCATCACCGAAATTTCCGAGAAGACGAATCTATTAGCCTTGAATGCAGCGATAGAAGCAGCAAGAGCCGGCGAAGCAGGAAAGGGTTTTGCGGTTGTTGCCGAGGAAATCGGCAAATTGGCGTCACAGACCTCCTTGAGTGTCCAGGAAATCGGCGGTTTGGTCGATTCTACCAACGACGCAGTCTTGAACGGAAATAGAAAGGTTTCCGAAGCTTCGGAAGTACTGAGAAGATTGCGGGAGAGGGTAGAGGAATTTGACAGGTCCGCTAAATCGGTCCTTTCTTCGGTTAGGACTCAAGAGGATAATACTCGGGAGATCGCTGAAAACGCGACCACATTGATGAGCTTTAGCTTACAAATCGAGACAGCGGTAGTGGAGCAACGGCGAGCAACGGAAGAAATTACGAAAACGATCATAAATATTTCCGATGGAACCCAGGAAATTGCGAGAGGAGCGGACGATCTAACCTCCTTCTCGGGAGAAATGCATAAGCAAGCGAATCAGCTTTCAAAGCATATCGGAAAATTTAAGACTGACTGA
- the hemW gene encoding radical SAM family heme chaperone HemW has product MDPLLPTIKKTGKSGVYVHYPFCIKKCSYCDFYSEGIGLEPSPLEKGLFSKYEQEIVSRLKASPNHSDLSFDTVFFGGGTPSKASPERYADFLNFLKNNIDLADNAEISLECNPEDLTDGLLHELSDAGVNRVHIGIQSFQPRTLKFLDRYYDPENYPKVLEIVSKSKIKNFGADLMFGVPDQTEEEFYSDAELILSSGVSHISLYALTLEKGTEYSRSVISGKLPPPQEEIQERILKDLPGILKRKNFQQYEVSNYSKPGFYSRHNMKYWTYEHYLGIGPGAHGFLPSGRYSNPRNTNAYLKGNRAEVYEPPTPFEELILSLFRVFLPVELNEFLNLIPEKAPSLLKKLREKSASGLSTLDGTVFQWKPEAVLFLDAQILDLAQI; this is encoded by the coding sequence TTGGATCCGCTCCTCCCTACGATAAAAAAAACGGGGAAGAGCGGAGTATATGTACATTACCCTTTTTGCATTAAGAAATGTTCCTATTGCGATTTCTACTCGGAGGGAATCGGGCTCGAACCATCTCCTTTAGAAAAAGGTTTATTCAGTAAGTACGAACAGGAGATCGTTTCAAGACTGAAAGCGTCCCCGAATCATTCCGATCTTTCTTTCGACACCGTTTTTTTTGGTGGAGGAACTCCGTCAAAGGCGTCTCCAGAGCGATACGCCGATTTCCTAAACTTTTTAAAAAACAATATCGACCTAGCTGATAACGCGGAGATTTCCTTGGAGTGTAATCCGGAGGACTTAACGGACGGTCTACTCCACGAATTAAGCGATGCCGGCGTAAATCGGGTTCATATCGGAATTCAATCCTTTCAACCTAGAACGTTGAAATTCTTAGACCGTTATTACGATCCGGAGAATTATCCCAAAGTTCTGGAAATCGTGTCCAAATCCAAAATAAAAAATTTCGGGGCTGACTTAATGTTCGGGGTTCCGGATCAGACCGAGGAAGAATTCTATTCGGACGCAGAATTGATCCTATCCTCGGGGGTTTCTCATATAAGTCTGTACGCTCTTACCCTAGAAAAAGGAACGGAATATAGTAGAAGCGTGATCTCGGGTAAACTTCCACCTCCGCAAGAAGAGATACAAGAAAGAATTTTAAAAGATCTACCCGGAATTTTGAAACGGAAAAATTTTCAACAGTACGAAGTGTCCAATTATTCCAAGCCGGGGTTTTACTCCAGACACAATATGAAATACTGGACTTATGAACATTACCTAGGAATCGGTCCGGGAGCTCACGGTTTTTTACCGTCGGGCCGATATTCCAACCCAAGAAATACTAACGCATATCTGAAAGGGAATCGTGCGGAAGTCTACGAGCCTCCGACTCCGTTCGAAGAGCTAATTTTATCCCTGTTTCGAGTCTTTCTCCCCGTGGAACTTAATGAATTCCTAAATCTTATTCCGGAAAAAGCCCCTAGCCTACTAAAAAAATTGCGTGAGAAATCCGCATCCGGCCTTAGCACGTTAGACGGAACCGTTTTTCAGTGGAAGCCCGAGGCGGTCCTTTTTCTTGACGCTCAAATTTTGGACTTGGCCCAAATTTAA
- a CDS encoding glycoside hydrolase family 3 protein, with translation MIKRILLAVVFAGLFLVSLQWLGQYRAELQAQEIQEGMLRQADEIVNKLSPQELVGQVIHVAIPGTTLDSVAETELEAILPGGVILFGRNLGNREEITTLNDSLQKKALKLTGLPLLISVDQEGGRVIRVRDGVTQFPGAMALGQTKDSEYAKKVGFVTSYQLRKLGLNFLFAPDLDINNNPDNPVINTRSLGSNLETVLSAGVAYEEGARLGGAIPVIKHFPGHGDTNVDSHLGLPKIEKNLEELRSLELVPFKAAIDNGAEAVMSAHILYPKIDSDFPATLSSRILTDLLRKELKFKGIVITDAMEMDAIDEHYQAYDPGVLALLAGADIILMTSWGKTTQDMKEKILKAYKKGTLHRDGKDVLKEAAKRQILLKLKHGIVWDFSKKQKEGRAKDILTEDISETLRKYYEDQATHRESLNVNWNLPELNRDVSRKSIVSYPNSYNPATVPLSETLFAAKGSEFSAELAARSLQNLNFSQVSAAIEKRKGKRVILTGAAQVDLDMAGSLAKKFPKVEIVVLHYGTPFLHLPELPNLKILFSFSPTNESKKALLYSILDRKEEIPKVDLVLKNGTKEKEIKAAPGTP, from the coding sequence ATGATCAAGCGTATCCTTCTGGCTGTCGTTTTTGCCGGACTCTTTCTAGTTTCACTCCAATGGTTAGGGCAGTATCGTGCGGAACTCCAAGCCCAAGAAATCCAAGAAGGAATGCTTCGTCAAGCCGACGAGATCGTCAATAAACTCAGTCCTCAAGAATTGGTCGGGCAAGTGATTCACGTTGCAATTCCAGGTACGACTCTGGATTCCGTAGCCGAAACTGAATTAGAAGCGATTCTACCCGGAGGCGTGATTTTATTCGGAAGAAATCTGGGAAATCGGGAAGAAATTACGACTCTAAACGATTCCCTGCAAAAGAAAGCCCTAAAACTGACCGGCCTGCCTTTATTGATTTCGGTAGATCAGGAAGGTGGTCGGGTCATTCGGGTTCGAGACGGAGTGACTCAATTTCCGGGTGCCATGGCTTTAGGGCAAACCAAGGATTCGGAGTACGCTAAAAAAGTCGGATTCGTGACTTCCTACCAGCTTCGAAAGTTAGGCCTGAATTTTTTATTCGCTCCCGATTTAGACATCAATAATAATCCTGATAACCCGGTCATAAACACTCGGTCTTTAGGAAGCAACCTCGAGACGGTCTTAAGCGCGGGTGTCGCCTATGAAGAAGGCGCCCGTTTAGGCGGAGCCATTCCTGTTATCAAGCATTTCCCGGGTCATGGCGATACGAACGTAGATAGCCATTTAGGCCTTCCGAAAATCGAGAAAAATCTGGAAGAACTTCGTTCCTTAGAATTAGTCCCGTTTAAGGCGGCAATCGATAACGGAGCCGAAGCCGTTATGAGCGCTCATATCCTCTACCCTAAGATCGATTCCGATTTTCCAGCGACTCTTTCCTCCAGAATTTTGACGGATCTCCTCAGAAAAGAACTCAAATTCAAGGGAATCGTTATCACCGACGCGATGGAAATGGACGCGATCGACGAACACTACCAAGCATACGATCCGGGAGTGCTTGCTCTACTCGCAGGAGCCGATATCATCTTGATGACCAGTTGGGGAAAAACCACTCAGGATATGAAGGAAAAAATCTTAAAAGCTTATAAGAAGGGAACCCTTCATAGAGACGGGAAAGACGTATTAAAAGAAGCCGCCAAGCGACAAATCTTATTGAAACTAAAACACGGAATCGTCTGGGACTTTTCCAAAAAACAAAAGGAAGGAAGAGCGAAAGATATTCTGACCGAAGATATTTCAGAAACATTACGTAAATATTATGAAGACCAGGCGACTCATCGCGAATCCCTGAACGTAAACTGGAACCTACCGGAGCTGAACAGGGACGTGAGTCGAAAATCCATCGTTTCCTATCCGAACTCCTATAATCCTGCAACCGTTCCCCTTTCAGAGACTTTATTTGCCGCCAAAGGCTCCGAGTTTTCCGCCGAATTGGCCGCAAGATCTTTGCAAAATCTGAATTTCTCGCAAGTCTCAGCCGCTATAGAAAAAAGAAAAGGAAAGCGAGTCATCTTAACGGGGGCTGCACAAGTCGATTTGGATATGGCGGGGAGTCTCGCAAAAAAATTTCCTAAAGTCGAGATAGTGGTCTTACACTACGGAACTCCTTTTTTGCACTTGCCGGAACTTCCAAACCTTAAAATTCTTTTTTCCTTTTCGCCCACCAACGAATCCAAAAAAGCGCTACTATACTCCATTTTAGATCGAAAAGAGGAAATTCCCAAAGTCGATCTAGTGTTAAAGAACGGCACAAAAGAAAAGGAAATCAAAGCCGCTCCAGGAACTCCCTAG
- a CDS encoding arylesterase, translating to MEAEKGKEPSLTKRQEQKVAKRILFFGDSLTAGFGLDSPDQAFPHLVWKELSKSNPGLEFTNAGVSGDTTSGGLARLDWVLSSPYDIFVLELGANDSMRGVSPKVTEENLRLIIRRTRAKYPKIKILLLGMRTFPNLGKAYSDEFRAIYPRISREEKVDLLPFLLVGIAAEKNLNQKDGIHPTSAGHMILAKTVLPYVKKLMN from the coding sequence ATGGAAGCTGAAAAAGGGAAGGAACCTTCTTTGACAAAACGCCAGGAGCAGAAGGTCGCAAAGAGAATCCTTTTTTTTGGAGATAGTCTTACTGCCGGGTTCGGCTTGGATTCGCCCGACCAAGCGTTTCCGCATCTTGTTTGGAAAGAGCTTTCGAAGTCTAATCCGGGGCTTGAATTTACGAACGCAGGAGTGAGCGGAGATACTACTTCCGGAGGATTGGCTCGACTCGATTGGGTTCTCTCTTCTCCATACGATATTTTTGTGTTAGAGCTTGGCGCTAACGATTCGATGCGGGGGGTTTCACCTAAAGTCACCGAGGAAAATCTAAGATTGATCATTCGCCGAACAAGGGCGAAATATCCGAAAATTAAAATTCTGCTCCTCGGGATGAGGACGTTTCCGAATTTAGGAAAGGCCTACTCGGATGAGTTTCGTGCGATCTATCCTCGAATATCAAGGGAGGAAAAGGTAGATTTGCTTCCCTTTCTTCTGGTTGGAATAGCGGCGGAAAAGAATTTAAACCAGAAAGACGGAATTCATCCCACTTCCGCCGGCCACATGATATTAGCCAAAACCGTACTACCTTACGTAAAGAAACTCATGAACTAG
- a CDS encoding molybdopterin oxidoreductase family protein has product MGETHYRSCTLCEAMCGLRIEVEDHVVVAIRGDKEDAFSRGHLCAKGPELKNLYEDGDRLKYPIKRTESGWVRVSWVDALSDIAVRLLAIQDQYGNDSVAVYNGNPTVHNYGSMLFGQRFANRLKTKNMYSATSVDQLPHQLLSYFMFGHQLLVPIPDIDHTNFFLILGGNPFASNGSLMSVPDVKKRLKDIQERGGKYIVVDPRRTETAVHADEHIFIRPGSDAFFLFAIVNVLFKKNFVKSSDLVSASDLQTIRTLAEEFTPEKAQEVTGVPAETIERIATEFANAKGAVCYGRVGVSTQEFGAICQWLINSINILTGNMDSRGGAMFTLPAVDVIDPKSAMRTSPGSFDTFQSRVRKLPEFNDELPVAALAEEILTEGEGQIKAFVTSAGNPVLSTPNGGKLEKALSTLEFMVSVDFYLNETTKYANYILPPTSALEHDHYDLIFNVFAVRNTARYCQPVFDPEEGMMHDWEIFSDLTKRVELLRSGKSLPNELIKTKLTPASIIDHALRSGPYGSKGKRNVDMSLELLKNSPHGVDLGPLQPCFPERLYTENKKIHLVPERIQADMNRLRRRFQELRVSFQSQNGFLLIGRRHLRNNNSWMHNMPKLMTGKDRCTLMMHPEDASLLGINEEEEVLVESRVGKISIPAELTDDMMRGVVCIPHGFGHGKEGTTLHVAAQFAGASINDLTDDQALDELSGNAAFSGIPVSIRRKTA; this is encoded by the coding sequence ATGGGCGAAACACATTATAGATCTTGTACTTTATGCGAAGCGATGTGCGGTTTACGGATCGAAGTGGAGGATCATGTCGTAGTCGCGATTCGCGGCGATAAAGAAGATGCATTTAGCCGCGGTCACCTTTGCGCGAAGGGTCCCGAATTGAAGAACCTGTATGAAGACGGAGACCGTCTTAAGTATCCGATAAAACGGACCGAATCAGGATGGGTTCGAGTTTCCTGGGTAGATGCTCTCTCTGATATCGCAGTCAGATTGCTCGCAATTCAGGATCAGTACGGAAACGATTCCGTGGCGGTCTATAACGGAAATCCTACGGTTCATAATTACGGCTCGATGCTATTCGGGCAAAGATTCGCTAACAGACTCAAAACGAAAAATATGTATTCTGCGACTTCGGTGGATCAATTACCGCATCAGCTATTATCCTATTTTATGTTCGGACACCAATTACTGGTGCCGATACCGGATATCGATCATACGAATTTTTTTCTGATTCTGGGCGGAAACCCTTTCGCATCTAACGGAAGTTTGATGAGCGTCCCTGATGTAAAAAAAAGACTGAAAGACATTCAGGAAAGGGGCGGTAAATACATTGTTGTCGATCCGAGGCGGACCGAAACTGCCGTTCACGCGGACGAGCATATTTTTATCCGACCCGGCTCGGATGCGTTTTTCCTTTTTGCGATAGTTAATGTTTTATTTAAAAAGAATTTTGTAAAATCATCCGATCTAGTTTCCGCTTCCGACCTACAAACGATTCGAACCTTAGCGGAGGAATTTACTCCCGAAAAGGCTCAGGAAGTCACGGGAGTTCCTGCCGAAACGATAGAGAGAATTGCGACCGAGTTCGCAAATGCAAAAGGAGCGGTTTGTTACGGGCGAGTCGGAGTCTCGACTCAAGAGTTCGGCGCGATTTGTCAGTGGTTAATTAATTCCATTAACATTCTTACCGGAAATATGGATTCGCGCGGCGGAGCCATGTTCACTCTACCTGCAGTGGATGTGATCGATCCTAAGAGCGCGATGCGTACTTCTCCCGGAAGTTTCGATACTTTTCAATCCAGGGTCCGGAAATTGCCCGAGTTTAACGACGAATTACCGGTCGCTGCTCTTGCGGAAGAAATCTTAACCGAGGGCGAGGGGCAGATCAAAGCCTTCGTTACCTCGGCGGGAAATCCGGTCCTTTCCACTCCTAACGGAGGAAAGTTGGAAAAGGCGTTGTCTACTCTCGAATTTATGGTAAGCGTCGATTTCTATTTGAACGAAACGACAAAATACGCCAATTACATACTCCCCCCAACGTCTGCTTTGGAGCACGATCATTACGATTTGATCTTCAACGTATTTGCAGTTCGAAATACCGCTCGGTATTGCCAGCCGGTCTTCGATCCCGAAGAGGGAATGATGCACGATTGGGAAATTTTTTCCGATTTAACGAAGCGGGTTGAATTATTGCGTTCGGGAAAATCGCTTCCGAACGAATTAATAAAAACTAAGTTAACTCCGGCATCGATCATCGACCACGCTCTTCGATCGGGACCTTACGGATCCAAAGGAAAGCGAAACGTGGATATGAGTCTCGAATTATTAAAGAATAGCCCGCATGGGGTGGATTTGGGGCCGTTACAACCCTGCTTTCCGGAGCGACTCTACACCGAAAATAAGAAAATTCATTTAGTTCCTGAACGGATTCAGGCGGATATGAATCGACTACGAAGAAGATTTCAAGAGTTGAGGGTCTCTTTTCAATCGCAGAACGGTTTCTTACTGATCGGAAGGAGGCATTTAAGAAATAATAATTCTTGGATGCATAATATGCCCAAATTAATGACCGGTAAAGATCGTTGCACCTTAATGATGCATCCCGAAGACGCAAGTTTACTCGGAATTAACGAAGAGGAAGAAGTTCTGGTAGAGTCTAGGGTAGGAAAAATTTCGATTCCTGCGGAATTAACTGACGATATGATGCGCGGAGTGGTCTGCATTCCTCACGGATTCGGACACGGAAAGGAGGGAACGACTTTGCATGTCGCCGCCCAATTCGCGGGCGCAAGTATTAACGATTTGACCGACGATCAGGCATTGGACGAACTCTCAGGTAATGCCGCCTTTAGCGGGATTCCTGTTTCTATCCGACGTAAAACCGCTTAA
- a CDS encoding HesA/MoeB/ThiF family protein → MNSEQRKFFSRQIRVPAIGEAGQIKLQESSVLIVGLGGLGSPAALHLATAGIGKLGLMDFDRVELTNLHRQTAFTLSDIGRLKTEVTSEFLKSRVPNLVTRLFSDSFSRMVPPEFLNDWNLVIDCTDTAPAKYAINDLCIHARKPLVTASVYRTSAQFSLFSPNGKPCYRCLYPKLGENDTVNCADAGVLGIQTALAGLQQASLAIRYLIDPTSVSSDSLYLLEWESPIIYESKIKSDPNCPTCGSKGESFSHTDFIRELSPEDYLDRREKHAIILMDVREEEEQNATPIQGAISLPLSRIVSGEKPKLSSETALVLVCESGVRSARAAELLREMFPDIYSLSGGRRNLHSLLAGKNP, encoded by the coding sequence ATGAACTCGGAACAAAGAAAATTCTTCTCGCGGCAGATCCGAGTTCCGGCAATCGGGGAAGCCGGGCAAATAAAACTGCAAGAATCCTCCGTTTTGATAGTCGGCCTAGGAGGTTTAGGCTCTCCCGCTGCACTTCATTTAGCAACGGCTGGTATAGGAAAACTCGGCTTAATGGATTTCGACCGAGTCGAATTGACGAACTTACACAGGCAAACCGCCTTTACCCTTTCGGATATCGGGCGATTAAAAACGGAGGTCACTTCGGAATTTCTGAAATCGAGGGTTCCCAATCTAGTTACTCGACTTTTTTCGGATTCGTTTTCCCGGATGGTCCCCCCGGAGTTTTTAAACGATTGGAATCTCGTCATTGATTGTACGGACACCGCCCCCGCTAAGTATGCGATCAACGACCTTTGCATTCATGCGCGAAAGCCTTTGGTTACCGCATCAGTTTATAGAACCAGCGCTCAATTTTCTTTGTTTTCCCCGAATGGAAAACCTTGTTACCGTTGTCTATATCCTAAATTAGGCGAGAACGATACCGTGAATTGCGCTGATGCAGGAGTATTGGGAATTCAAACTGCTTTGGCAGGATTGCAACAGGCCTCCCTCGCAATTCGTTATCTCATAGATCCAACTTCAGTATCCTCCGATTCGTTATACTTGCTCGAATGGGAGTCTCCGATTATTTACGAAAGCAAAATCAAATCTGACCCTAACTGCCCGACTTGCGGATCGAAGGGAGAATCATTTTCTCATACCGATTTCATCAGAGAACTTTCGCCTGAAGATTATTTGGATCGGAGAGAAAAGCATGCAATAATTCTAATGGATGTCCGCGAAGAAGAAGAGCAGAACGCGACCCCGATCCAGGGTGCAATCAGCCTGCCTCTTAGCAGGATAGTTTCGGGAGAAAAACCGAAACTATCCTCGGAAACGGCTTTGGTCCTCGTATGCGAATCCGGGGTACGATCGGCAAGGGCCGCGGAACTTTTACGGGAAATGTTCCCCGATATTTATTCCCTCTCAGGCGGAAGAAGAAACCTTCATTCTCTTCTTGCGGGAAAAAATCCTTAA
- a CDS encoding radical SAM protein: protein MKARKFEVLRVSVTSSCGFGCVYCAPGGSENEASVRQYKPTAIFLSPETFQIKLNTLKDQLEIKEVHLTGGEPTNHKGLPELIRVAVDQGVPEIALTSNGFFADGLIETLKISGLTRMNFSLDSLSSTGFSRISGKDLSIGRLLRRIEEAISTGLQVKLNSTIVKGYNEDQIVPLLEWAGLRRVPIRYLELMKMGPLHDDHSDLFYSAEEIRTRIREKFTFKSVETPLESTARYHQTAEGFIFGIIANHTEPFCEGCNRLRMDANGRIYGCLSDSTSFHLPTDKIGAAEALKSAMLTKKNHFTGSELSMKYIGG from the coding sequence ATGAAGGCTAGGAAATTCGAAGTATTACGAGTGAGCGTGACATCTTCCTGCGGATTCGGGTGCGTGTATTGCGCGCCCGGAGGTAGTGAGAATGAGGCGTCCGTTCGCCAGTATAAACCTACGGCGATTTTTCTTTCTCCGGAAACATTTCAAATAAAACTGAATACATTAAAAGATCAATTGGAAATTAAAGAAGTTCACTTAACAGGCGGCGAACCGACTAATCATAAAGGACTGCCCGAACTGATCCGAGTCGCGGTAGACCAGGGTGTTCCGGAGATCGCATTGACTTCCAACGGTTTTTTTGCGGACGGACTGATTGAAACTTTAAAGATTTCCGGATTAACTCGAATGAATTTTTCTTTGGATTCTTTGTCTTCGACGGGTTTCTCTAGAATTTCGGGAAAAGACTTATCTATCGGAAGACTCTTACGCAGGATCGAAGAGGCAATTTCGACCGGACTCCAGGTAAAATTGAACAGCACGATCGTAAAAGGTTATAACGAAGATCAAATCGTTCCTTTATTAGAATGGGCGGGATTAAGGCGGGTCCCTATTCGGTATTTGGAATTAATGAAAATGGGCCCCTTGCATGACGACCATTCCGATCTCTTTTATTCGGCAGAGGAAATTCGGACAAGAATTAGAGAAAAATTCACCTTCAAGTCCGTCGAGACTCCGCTAGAATCCACAGCCAGATATCATCAAACAGCCGAAGGATTTATTTTCGGTATTATAGCAAACCATACCGAACCTTTCTGCGAGGGTTGCAATCGACTTAGGATGGACGCCAACGGCCGGATATACGGTTGCTTAAGCGATTCCACCTCGTTTCATCTACCGACCGACAAGATCGGAGCAGCCGAAGCATTGAAATCGGCGATGCTTACGAAAAAAAATCATTTTACCGGAAGCGAGTTATCCATGAAATATATCGGGGGTTAA
- a CDS encoding MoaD/ThiS family protein has translation MKIELLCFAAMKDFFPAKENIDLESIRTISDLRSALESKNPLSAPLLRISRFAVDQVIVAEDHSLVDGQTVAVLPPSSGG, from the coding sequence GTGAAGATAGAGCTACTTTGTTTCGCTGCAATGAAGGATTTCTTTCCCGCTAAAGAGAATATCGATCTGGAATCGATTCGGACGATCTCCGACCTGCGTTCCGCGTTGGAATCAAAAAACCCACTTTCGGCTCCTTTACTAAGAATCAGTCGTTTTGCGGTCGACCAAGTAATCGTAGCTGAAGATCATTCCCTAGTCGATGGACAAACGGTTGCGGTTTTGCCTCCATCTAGCGGAGGTTAA
- a CDS encoding molybdenum cofactor biosynthesis protein MoaE produces MAFLQELSYIKSQPLELPHNVPDLPETGGLVLFAGIVRNINEGKKVRYLEYEAFPEMADKMIRSILEEAGKKWGLQYIDCQHRLGKLEISEIAVIVVTGSMHREEAYTANRYIIDRVKHEVPIWKREFFEDGTSEWSQGCQHDHRH; encoded by the coding sequence ATGGCCTTCCTTCAAGAGCTGTCTTATATCAAATCCCAGCCTTTAGAGCTTCCCCATAACGTGCCTGACCTGCCAGAAACGGGAGGCTTGGTTCTGTTTGCCGGAATTGTTCGAAATATTAATGAAGGTAAAAAGGTCAGATATCTGGAATATGAGGCGTTTCCCGAAATGGCCGATAAAATGATTCGATCCATATTGGAGGAAGCGGGAAAGAAATGGGGCCTACAGTATATAGATTGTCAGCATCGGCTAGGTAAATTAGAAATTTCTGAGATAGCGGTCATTGTAGTGACCGGCTCGATGCACCGGGAAGAGGCATATACGGCAAATCGTTATATAATCGATCGAGTAAAGCACGAGGTCCCGATTTGGAAACGCGAGTTTTTCGAAGATGGAACTTCCGAGTGGTCCCAGGGTTGCCAGCATGACCACCGACATTGA